The Arachis hypogaea cultivar Tifrunner chromosome 14, arahy.Tifrunner.gnm2.J5K5, whole genome shotgun sequence genome has a segment encoding these proteins:
- the LOC112741169 gene encoding transcription factor MUTE yields the protein MSHIAVERNRRKQMNEHLKVLRSLTPSFYIKRGDQASIIGGVIEFIKELHQVLQALESQKRRKSLSPSPGPSPKALQPAFQQNDSPTGMGGGSFKELGASCNSSVADVEVKISGSNVILRVISHRIPGQVAKIIAVLEALSFEVLHLNISSMEDTVLYHFVVKIGLECELSLEELAMEVQQSFCREAIITAL from the exons ATGTCTCACATAGCTGTTGAGAGGAACAGGAGAAAGCAGATGAATGAACATCTCAAAGTTTTGAGATCCTTAACCCCATCTTTCTATATTAAAAGG GGAGATCAAGCGTCCATAATAGGGGGAGTTATAGAGTTCATCAAGGAGCTACACCAAGTGCTTCAAGCTTTGGAGTCCCAGAAAAGGAGAAAGAGCCTAAGCCCTAGCCCAGGCCCAAGCCCAAAAGCGCTGCAGCCGGCGTTTCAGCAGAACGATAGCCCCACCGGAATGGGTGGTGGTTCCTTTAAGGAACTAGGAGCAAGTTGCAACTCTTCAGTTGCGGATGTGGAAGTTAAAATCTCAGGTTCTAATGTGATCCTGAGAGTAATTTCCCACAGGATTCCGGGTCAAGTTGCAAAGATCATTGCTGTTTTAGAAGCACTTTCCTTCGAAGTTCTTCATCTCAACATCAGTAGCATGGAGGATACAGTTCTCTACCATTTTGTTGTTAAG ATAGGGCTGGAATGTGAACTGAGTCTGGAGGAACTAGCAATGGAAGTACAACAAAGCTTCTGCAGAGAGGCTATTATCACTGCGCTCTGA